In Euphorbia lathyris chromosome 9, ddEupLath1.1, whole genome shotgun sequence, the following are encoded in one genomic region:
- the LOC136206895 gene encoding BAG family molecular chaperone regulator 4, with product MKNSTSNDEDIEVRSGGMLVQRREPDDDGCGTGPSIMINVSCASSQHEISLPAQSTFGYVKEVIERKTGVGPRRQTILFRGKEKEDWELLHEAGVKDKSKILVLENEVSKEKKPEEIKESEETPQRESKVSEDMSKTEVRGREEMSKTFQAIGEVREEINKLAERVSVLEVAIKEGTKIAEEEFAMSSELLMRQLLKLDAIEAEGEAKIQRKAEVRRVQNYHELLDNLKTSNSRPSSNSNNSVSVTTEWESFDSGVGSLDPPVSSSTRITQDWERFD from the exons ATGAAGAATTCTACATCCAATGACGAAGATATTGAGGTCAGGTCAGGTGGTATGCTGGTTCAGAGAAGAGAACCTGATGACGATGGTTGTGGCACTGGGCCTTCTATCATGATCAACGTTTCCTGTGCTTCTTCCCAGCACGAAATCTCTCTACCTGCTCAATCTACTTTCG GGTATGTGAAAGAAGTTATTGAACGAAAAACTGGTGTGGGGCCTAGACGGCAAACGATATTGTTtagaggaaaagaaaaagaggactGGGAGTTATTACATGAGGCAGGTGTGAAGGATAAGTCAAAAATATTGGTTCTGGAAAATGAAGTGAGCAAAGAGAAGAAGCCCGAGGAGATAAAGGAAAGTGAAGAAACCCCACAGCGTGAGTCAAAGGTTAGTGAAGATATGTCAAAGACTGAAGTCAGGGGTAGAGAAGAGATGTCAAAGACATTTCAAGCTATTGGTGAAGTCAGAGAAGAGATCAACAAGCTTGCAGAAAGG GTGTCTGTCTTGGAAGTGGCAATAAAAGAGGGAACCAAGATCGCAGAGGAGGAATTTGCTATGTCTTCAGAATTACTGATGAGGCAATTGCTGAAATTAGATGCTATTGAGGCTGAAGGAGAAGCAAAGATTCAGCGAAAGGCTGAG GTACGCCGTGTCCAGAACTACCATGAGTTGCTGGACAACTTAAAGACAAGTAATTCAAGACCGTCTAGCAACAGCAACAATTCTGTATCAGTGACAACTGAGTGGGAGTCGTTTGACTCTGGAGTAGGAAGCTTGGATCCACCAGTTTCATCTTCTACCAGAATTACTCAAGATTGGGAAAGGTTTGATTAG